A window of the Fibrobacter sp. UWH4 genome harbors these coding sequences:
- a CDS encoding lamin tail domain-containing protein: MLAECGTPAYACPQFVEFYSDPVDVPDQQGEFVEIRLSAPSEDIVYRPESLLVKFEGKEPFRLEFPQGNRLLLVHDSASCSGTGVACGLLGSVSLPNSRESSWLLEAGSCRDSVVVPKPKPGKSLQRVKETDEWVVSEPTPGVPDEYNEYGVDPESDSSAPIAPLRITEVHHCPAEPEPEWVEIYNAGVAPQPLSKFHFCGRGGVWGSLRDSLAPYESFLLSRDTFMLREFIGFRDVRLVQVALGYLNNTAGSIAICADETVVDSVSWDKNTVKCPSGFNPQTLRSENTPGFQGVAKSSKEPSSDFPFEWKLSSRVVRRGGAPLRVYVESDASVQVRLLDSSGRSEWGRLLPARSNAWWVIPLDSLPKVGVAYVELSVGKFEKRIGILLRP, translated from the coding sequence GTGCTGGCAGAGTGTGGGACTCCGGCATACGCCTGTCCGCAGTTCGTGGAATTCTATTCCGATCCGGTCGATGTCCCGGATCAGCAGGGGGAATTCGTCGAGATTCGCCTGTCGGCTCCTTCGGAAGATATTGTGTACCGGCCCGAGAGCCTGCTAGTGAAGTTTGAGGGTAAGGAACCGTTTCGTCTTGAATTTCCTCAAGGAAACCGCCTGTTGCTGGTTCACGACAGCGCCTCTTGTTCTGGGACGGGGGTTGCTTGCGGGCTGTTGGGATCGGTTTCGCTCCCTAATTCTCGCGAATCGTCCTGGCTTCTTGAGGCGGGTTCTTGTCGGGATTCGGTGGTCGTTCCCAAGCCGAAACCCGGCAAGTCGTTGCAGCGGGTCAAGGAAACGGATGAATGGGTCGTATCCGAGCCGACTCCGGGGGTTCCGGATGAATATAATGAGTACGGAGTGGATCCCGAAAGCGATTCGTCAGCTCCGATTGCGCCTCTTCGCATCACCGAAGTCCACCACTGTCCGGCGGAACCGGAGCCGGAGTGGGTGGAAATCTACAATGCGGGGGTGGCACCTCAGCCTTTGTCAAAATTCCACTTTTGTGGCCGTGGCGGGGTGTGGGGCTCCTTGCGCGATTCCTTGGCACCTTACGAATCGTTCCTTTTGAGTAGGGATACTTTCATGCTGCGCGAGTTCATCGGTTTTCGTGATGTGCGCCTCGTTCAGGTGGCGTTGGGCTATCTCAATAACACAGCGGGTTCTATCGCGATTTGCGCGGACGAAACGGTTGTCGATAGTGTGTCGTGGGACAAGAATACGGTCAAGTGTCCCTCGGGCTTTAACCCGCAGACTCTCCGGAGTGAAAATACGCCGGGCTTCCAGGGAGTAGCGAAGTCTTCAAAGGAGCCCTCCTCCGATTTCCCGTTCGAATGGAAACTGTCTTCGCGCGTGGTTCGGCGCGGGGGTGCGCCTTTGCGGGTCTATGTCGAAAGTGACGCTTCGGTTCAGGTCCGTCTGCTGGATTCGTCGGGGCGTTCGGAATGGGGACGCCTCCTTCCTGCTCGTTCCAATGCTTGGTGGGTGATCCCGCTGGATAGTCTTCCGAAGGTGGGGGTGGCTTACGTGGAACTTTCTGTGGGCAAGTTCGAAAAACGAATCGGCATCTTGCTGAGACCGTAG
- a CDS encoding M23 family metallopeptidase, with amino-acid sequence MNFYKTTIHFQNSSKSVTLHMPAILFKAWPVLRFFVAIGVLLFIVQMVSTTIYDGVLNHQLNERAKLDREMTQIQGTLDYLSNTTNSFFNDENRLYARFSLPMQDEASRELGTGGSISADSLLLRKTSPVFERMSILGETAQRIQGKLANNDASFRNLNKYMDQKMSAWRFVPSISPTNGRYASAFGPRVHPITGEVGKMHQGVDIANERWTPIYASADGVVEVAQMSSTFGNFVTIDHGNSIKTRYGHMQLSIVHPGQFVHRYQVIGYMGNTGRSVGPHLHYEVWVHNAPVNPLAYMLPNGYTVD; translated from the coding sequence GTGAATTTTTACAAGACAACCATACACTTCCAGAATTCCTCGAAGTCCGTGACGCTGCACATGCCGGCGATCCTCTTCAAGGCATGGCCGGTGCTCCGCTTCTTCGTGGCGATTGGTGTCTTGCTGTTTATTGTGCAGATGGTCTCCACGACTATCTACGACGGAGTCCTGAATCACCAGCTGAACGAACGCGCCAAGCTGGATCGCGAAATGACCCAGATTCAGGGAACCCTCGATTACCTGTCCAATACGACAAATTCCTTCTTTAACGACGAAAACCGCCTCTATGCCCGATTCAGTCTGCCGATGCAGGACGAGGCTTCCAGGGAATTGGGAACGGGCGGTTCCATCAGTGCCGATTCGCTCTTGCTCCGCAAGACGTCTCCGGTTTTCGAACGGATGTCAATTCTCGGCGAGACAGCCCAGCGCATTCAGGGCAAGCTTGCGAATAACGACGCTTCTTTCCGCAACCTGAACAAATATATGGACCAGAAGATGTCTGCCTGGCGATTCGTGCCGTCGATTTCTCCGACAAATGGCCGCTACGCTTCTGCTTTTGGTCCCCGAGTCCATCCGATCACGGGTGAAGTCGGCAAGATGCACCAGGGTGTGGATATCGCGAATGAACGCTGGACTCCGATTTACGCCTCTGCCGATGGTGTGGTGGAAGTCGCCCAGATGAGTTCGACCTTCGGTAACTTCGTGACGATTGACCACGGAAACAGCATCAAGACTCGCTACGGTCACATGCAACTGTCGATCGTGCATCCGGGCCAGTTTGTTCACCGCTACCAGGTGATTGGTTATATGGGAAATACCGGCCGCTCCGTGGGCCCGCACCTCCATTACGAGGTTTGGGTGCATAACGCCCCGGTTAACCCGCTTGCTTACATGTTGCCCAACGGCTATACCGTCGACTGA
- a CDS encoding Nif3-like dinuclear metal center hexameric protein, which yields MKLSDFSTWLNDLLVPQAFKDYCNNGLCVEASDKVTRIVTGVSFRDRLIDAAIEEQADCIIVHHPNGFWNGENRVLVGKFGERMRRLMQNGISLYGYHLPLDGHMEVGNNVSIARAMGLEKIEGFMQEGERTIGVVGQFPTKVSREALLTCLNGVFEHGVQQSLFYGNGIIRKVAVCSGSGASGIQEAISLGCDAFVTGEIKEAVPITCEELGFNLVSCGHHRTEIFGVLNLAHKIQAELGIPAKFVDIDNPV from the coding sequence ATGAAATTGTCTGATTTTTCCACTTGGCTGAACGACCTGCTAGTCCCGCAGGCATTTAAGGATTATTGCAATAATGGCCTCTGCGTAGAGGCGTCCGACAAGGTGACCCGAATCGTGACGGGAGTTTCTTTCCGTGACCGTCTGATCGATGCGGCTATCGAGGAACAGGCCGACTGTATTATAGTACACCATCCGAACGGTTTCTGGAATGGCGAAAATCGTGTCTTGGTCGGGAAATTCGGCGAGCGTATGCGCCGACTGATGCAGAACGGCATCTCTCTGTACGGCTACCACCTTCCGCTCGACGGCCACATGGAAGTGGGAAACAACGTGTCGATTGCCCGCGCAATGGGGCTGGAAAAAATCGAAGGGTTTATGCAGGAGGGGGAACGCACGATCGGTGTGGTGGGGCAGTTTCCGACGAAGGTTTCGCGCGAGGCTTTGCTGACATGCCTGAACGGGGTATTCGAACACGGCGTGCAGCAGTCGCTTTTCTACGGGAACGGGATTATCCGCAAGGTTGCCGTCTGTAGCGGTTCGGGAGCGAGCGGAATCCAGGAAGCGATTTCTCTCGGGTGCGATGCTTTTGTGACTGGGGAAATCAAGGAGGCGGTTCCGATTACTTGCGAAGAACTGGGATTCAATCTTGTCAGTTGCGGGCACCATCGTACCGAGATTTTCGGGGTGCTCAATCTGGCTCATAAAATCCAGGCCGAACTAGGTATTCCGGCCAAGTTTGTCGATATCGACAATCCTGTATAA
- the metK gene encoding methionine adenosyltransferase translates to MAHYLFTSESVSKGHPDKVCDQISDAILDACLAQDPNSRVACETLVNTGLVVISGEITTKAVIDYQQIARKTIKGIGYVNPELAFDYKGCSVLVAMDKQSPDIAQGVDAKAADGKEDDKQGAGDQGMMFGYAVKETKELMPLPISLAHKLMEEIQNLREKGKIKWLRPDAKSQVTVEYDENDKPVRVDTVVISTQHDEFVNGKELKHSTIEKEIIEKLIKKVIPAKLLDKKTRYLVNPTGKFVVGGPHGDCGLTGRKIIVDTYGGMGRHGGGAFSGKDPSKVDRSAAYAARYVAKNIVAADLAYRCEVQLAYAIGYSKPVSVLVNTFGTGKISDREIEAIVSKTFDLSPAGIVKMLDLKKPGYQSTAALGHFGRTGARFTWEKTDKAATLKKLAKV, encoded by the coding sequence ATGGCACATTATCTCTTTACTTCTGAATCCGTGTCCAAGGGACACCCGGACAAAGTCTGCGACCAGATTTCGGACGCAATCCTCGACGCATGCCTTGCGCAGGACCCGAACAGCCGCGTCGCTTGCGAAACGCTCGTGAACACGGGCCTCGTCGTGATTTCCGGCGAAATCACCACCAAGGCAGTCATCGACTACCAGCAGATTGCCCGCAAGACCATCAAGGGCATCGGTTACGTGAATCCGGAACTCGCCTTCGACTACAAGGGCTGCTCCGTGCTCGTCGCTATGGACAAGCAGTCTCCGGACATTGCCCAGGGCGTGGACGCCAAGGCCGCCGACGGTAAGGAAGACGACAAGCAGGGTGCCGGTGACCAGGGCATGATGTTCGGCTACGCCGTGAAGGAAACCAAGGAACTGATGCCGCTCCCAATCAGCCTCGCCCACAAGCTCATGGAAGAAATCCAGAACCTCCGCGAAAAGGGCAAGATCAAGTGGCTCCGCCCGGACGCCAAGTCCCAGGTGACGGTCGAATACGACGAAAACGACAAGCCGGTTCGCGTGGACACGGTCGTGATTTCTACCCAGCACGACGAATTCGTGAACGGCAAGGAACTCAAGCATTCGACCATCGAAAAGGAAATCATCGAAAAGCTCATCAAGAAGGTGATTCCGGCCAAGTTGCTCGACAAGAAGACCCGTTACCTCGTGAACCCCACCGGCAAGTTCGTGGTCGGCGGTCCGCACGGTGACTGCGGCCTCACCGGTCGTAAGATTATCGTCGACACCTACGGCGGCATGGGCCGCCACGGTGGTGGCGCCTTCAGCGGCAAGGACCCGAGTAAGGTGGACCGTAGCGCCGCCTACGCCGCTCGCTACGTGGCAAAGAACATCGTCGCCGCAGACCTCGCCTACCGTTGCGAAGTGCAGCTCGCCTACGCCATCGGTTATTCCAAGCCGGTTTCCGTACTCGTGAACACCTTCGGCACGGGCAAGATCAGCGACCGCGAAATCGAAGCAATCGTTTCCAAGACCTTCGACCTTTCTCCGGCCGGCATCGTGAAGATGCTCGACCTGAAGAAGCCGGGCTACCAGTCCACTGCCGCGCTTGGCCACTTCGGCCGCACCGGCGCACGCTTCACCTGGGAAAAGACCGACAAGGCTGCTACACTCAAGAAATTGGCCAAGGTCTAA
- a CDS encoding MBOAT family protein: protein MVFSSQIFLFYFLPTFLVGYFVLYKLHAKHSLLNFFITVFSYIFYGWLEPWLVFLMFGCTLVVYVAGRFISAPGASKLQRNLALGVAVAVNLGALAYFKYYMFGMGIINDVATKLGCEPFSVMTVLLPVGISFYSFQSMSYAIDVWRGTAPPVKDFATFACYVALFPQLVAGPIVRYNTVAEELATRTHTLENFVRGISFFCFGFAEKIFLANQVGIIADRVFAADAPGVLNSWWGSLAYMFQIYFDFSAYSNMAIGLGLMLGFHFPRNFDGPYRSKSITEFWKRWHISLTSWFRDYLYIPMGGNRVGTARLYFNLFLVMFVSGVWHGANWTFVCWGLYHAFFMIVERANNKQALYYKLPKIVQLAATQIIVLFGWVLFRADTIGEAWRMWKCLLGLNAVSAADAILSAEIFTPSCQFFMALAFMLSFWKFRSYDWCDKVSPQRVAVALLIFVVAVLALFTQSYNPFLYFQF, encoded by the coding sequence ATGGTTTTCTCTTCCCAGATTTTCCTGTTCTATTTCTTGCCGACGTTCCTTGTTGGCTATTTCGTGTTGTACAAGCTGCACGCGAAGCATTCGCTGCTGAACTTTTTCATCACGGTCTTCAGCTATATCTTTTATGGGTGGCTTGAACCGTGGCTTGTGTTCCTGATGTTTGGCTGCACCTTGGTGGTGTATGTGGCGGGGCGCTTTATTTCGGCGCCGGGAGCCTCGAAGCTGCAACGGAATCTGGCACTTGGAGTTGCGGTCGCGGTAAACCTCGGTGCGCTAGCTTATTTCAAGTATTACATGTTTGGCATGGGGATCATTAACGATGTGGCGACCAAGCTCGGTTGTGAGCCGTTCTCGGTAATGACGGTGCTTTTGCCGGTAGGTATTTCGTTCTATTCGTTCCAGTCGATGAGTTATGCGATTGACGTGTGGCGTGGGACTGCGCCTCCGGTAAAGGACTTTGCGACTTTTGCCTGCTACGTGGCCTTGTTTCCGCAGTTGGTGGCAGGTCCGATTGTCCGTTACAATACCGTGGCCGAAGAACTGGCGACCCGTACGCATACGCTCGAAAACTTTGTGCGCGGCATATCGTTTTTCTGTTTTGGCTTTGCCGAAAAGATATTCCTTGCAAACCAAGTGGGCATCATTGCTGACCGCGTGTTTGCGGCAGATGCGCCCGGCGTGCTCAATAGTTGGTGGGGTTCCCTCGCGTACATGTTCCAGATTTATTTTGATTTCTCGGCGTATTCGAATATGGCGATTGGCCTTGGGCTTATGCTCGGGTTCCATTTCCCGCGCAACTTCGACGGCCCGTACCGTTCCAAGAGTATTACCGAATTCTGGAAGCGCTGGCATATTTCACTCACGAGTTGGTTCCGCGATTATCTGTACATTCCGATGGGAGGCAATCGTGTCGGAACGGCCCGCCTGTATTTCAACTTGTTCTTGGTGATGTTCGTGAGTGGTGTGTGGCACGGCGCTAACTGGACTTTTGTTTGCTGGGGACTGTACCACGCGTTTTTCATGATTGTAGAACGCGCGAACAACAAGCAGGCGCTTTACTACAAGTTGCCCAAGATCGTGCAGCTTGCGGCGACACAGATTATTGTGCTATTCGGCTGGGTACTTTTCCGCGCCGATACTATCGGTGAAGCTTGGCGTATGTGGAAATGCTTGCTAGGCTTGAATGCGGTGAGTGCCGCCGATGCCATTCTTTCTGCCGAAATCTTCACGCCGAGTTGCCAGTTCTTCATGGCGCTCGCCTTTATGCTTTCGTTCTGGAAGTTCCGCAGCTACGACTGGTGTGACAAGGTGTCTCCGCAGCGAGTGGCGGTGGCGCTCCTGATTTTTGTGGTGGCCGTGCTTGCGCTCTTTACGCAGAGCTACAACCCGTTCCTGTATTTCCAGTTCTAG
- a CDS encoding fibro-slime domain-containing protein — protein MRGFAHELCSDATDSWTDSDEGRRCDKICNAYIWAQKVYITPGMVKQRLSFAKGEDGKLNLREPVITKARTACDNKYFEQWFTDNELNKRSEGTLVLGPNETSSAMGLWYDWNNGGFYPLDSVDASTGNWVSLNPQFQNQFGPQSLTINCPPYRYMYAATQTDRLGESSAQICRQWLTSGGPRVGDAAMTALHLNVGLRNFRNSGFTMVGYAPFKYKKGAGKVLEFTSLADMWVFVDGVMVLDLGGSDLAKQGMVDLELLAKNSHGCHADEPLQAYCEGKIEDGGAWKDDTWHHLHIFYADRHANGSVLHLNF, from the coding sequence ATGCGAGGCTTTGCGCATGAACTGTGTTCCGATGCGACAGACAGTTGGACTGATTCTGACGAGGGCCGTCGCTGCGATAAAATTTGCAATGCATACATTTGGGCGCAGAAGGTCTATATCACGCCGGGCATGGTCAAGCAGAGACTTTCGTTTGCGAAAGGCGAAGATGGAAAGCTGAACTTGCGTGAACCGGTTATCACGAAGGCGCGCACCGCTTGCGACAACAAGTATTTTGAACAGTGGTTTACCGACAACGAACTTAATAAGCGCTCCGAAGGCACCCTGGTGCTTGGGCCGAATGAAACTTCGTCGGCAATGGGGCTCTGGTATGACTGGAATAACGGCGGTTTCTATCCGCTGGATTCCGTGGACGCCAGTACGGGAAATTGGGTGTCGTTGAATCCCCAGTTCCAGAACCAATTTGGTCCGCAAAGCTTGACAATTAACTGTCCTCCCTATCGTTATATGTATGCAGCGACCCAGACAGACCGGCTAGGGGAGAGCTCTGCCCAGATTTGCAGGCAGTGGTTGACTTCCGGAGGACCGAGAGTTGGCGACGCTGCCATGACTGCCTTGCACTTGAATGTTGGTTTGCGCAATTTCCGTAATTCCGGCTTTACGATGGTAGGGTATGCTCCGTTCAAGTATAAGAAGGGAGCGGGTAAGGTTCTTGAGTTTACTTCGCTTGCCGATATGTGGGTTTTTGTCGATGGCGTAATGGTCCTGGATCTGGGCGGTTCAGATTTGGCGAAGCAGGGAATGGTTGATTTGGAATTGCTTGCGAAAAATAGCCATGGCTGCCATGCGGATGAACCGTTGCAGGCTTACTGCGAAGGAAAAATTGAAGACGGTGGCGCTTGGAAAGATGACACCTGGCACCATTTGCATATTTTCTATGCCGACCGTCATGCGAACGGCTCCGTGTTACACTTGAATTTTTAA
- a CDS encoding RluA family pseudouridine synthase, which translates to MFFESVVQPEHEGWLLLDSLCKRFTYHSRELWGEKISGGFLTVNGSEANLETVIHRGDKVLYHVTNYTEPEVPTDFKVVFEDDEFMLVAKPAGVPVHHTGHIFYNTFTAIVRRGTDYETATPMHRLDRDTGGLMLFAKYAESAARFQKNLDRILLQKFYMAVVRGDFGVDSTGVLPEASSGVVAYDRSSGVVDCTMPLREDPADRLRLRMHHFADGKPCHTRFRKMGVGELSQPVAGESKYSVVEAELLTGRKHQIRAHLAELGFPILGDRLYSFDGIYYEKMSRSWSRDPSVDNSEEGLSAEDLSALGGRSQMLYAYKVKIQLPYWKDARTFECFDYPEEMAELVKKAK; encoded by the coding sequence ATGTTTTTTGAGAGCGTTGTTCAGCCTGAGCATGAGGGCTGGCTGTTGCTCGATTCTCTTTGCAAACGTTTTACCTACCATAGTCGAGAATTGTGGGGCGAAAAAATATCGGGCGGATTTTTGACGGTGAACGGTTCGGAGGCAAACCTTGAGACGGTTATACACCGTGGCGACAAGGTGCTTTACCACGTAACGAATTACACCGAGCCCGAAGTGCCGACGGACTTTAAGGTCGTTTTCGAAGACGATGAGTTTATGCTGGTGGCAAAGCCTGCGGGCGTGCCGGTACACCATACGGGGCATATCTTCTACAATACGTTTACGGCAATCGTGCGTAGGGGAACCGATTACGAGACAGCGACTCCGATGCATCGCCTGGACCGCGATACGGGTGGGCTGATGTTGTTTGCGAAGTACGCGGAATCGGCGGCCAGGTTCCAGAAGAATCTGGATCGTATCTTGCTGCAGAAATTCTACATGGCGGTTGTCCGCGGGGACTTCGGTGTTGACTCCACCGGCGTCTTGCCTGAAGCCAGTTCTGGCGTAGTTGCGTATGACCGCAGCTCTGGCGTCGTTGACTGTACAATGCCTTTGCGCGAAGACCCCGCAGACCGTTTGCGGCTCCGGATGCATCATTTTGCTGACGGAAAGCCTTGCCATACGCGGTTCCGCAAAATGGGCGTGGGGGAGCTTTCGCAACCTGTCGCTGGCGAGTCTAAATATTCAGTGGTCGAAGCGGAACTCTTGACGGGCCGCAAACACCAGATTCGGGCTCATCTCGCGGAACTCGGGTTCCCGATTCTGGGCGACCGCCTTTACAGTTTCGACGGCATTTATTATGAGAAAATGTCGCGCTCCTGGTCCCGCGATCCCTCTGTCGACAATTCCGAAGAAGGCCTTTCCGCCGAAGACCTTTCGGCCCTCGGCGGCCGTTCGCAGATGCTCTATGCCTATAAGGTAAAAATCCAGCTGCCTTATTGGAAGGATGCTCGCACCTTTGAGTGTTTTGATTACCCCGAAGAAATGGCGGAACTTGTCAAAAAGGCGAAATGA
- a CDS encoding nicotinate-nicotinamide nucleotide adenylyltransferase — translation MKNVAVLGGAFDPVHLDHIRVAKTCLEKGFCDEVWFMPSPDRWDKKLNASPEDRFAMLELAMEGDPRLILSDLEIQQGDFRGSYVFLCGLKEKFPDINFRLLTGADTYEGIPHWRDPMHFFGTNYNGHLLLRDIELIVFARNGYPKPDMEAHKAKGYANLFWLGPEQGFEGVYSSTAIRKALLCGEEPKGLHPKVYEYIKQRGLYRD, via the coding sequence ATGAAGAATGTTGCTGTTTTAGGGGGTGCTTTCGATCCTGTTCACTTGGATCATATTCGGGTTGCGAAGACCTGTCTTGAAAAGGGCTTTTGTGACGAAGTTTGGTTTATGCCGAGTCCCGACCGCTGGGACAAGAAACTGAACGCAAGCCCCGAAGATCGTTTCGCCATGCTGGAACTTGCCATGGAAGGTGATCCGCGGCTGATTCTGTCGGACTTGGAAATTCAGCAGGGCGATTTCAGGGGATCGTACGTATTCTTGTGCGGACTCAAGGAAAAATTCCCGGACATCAACTTTCGCCTGCTGACGGGTGCCGATACCTACGAAGGCATTCCGCATTGGCGTGACCCGATGCATTTTTTCGGTACCAATTATAATGGACATTTGCTGTTGCGCGACATTGAACTGATTGTTTTTGCTCGTAACGGTTATCCGAAGCCGGATATGGAGGCGCACAAGGCGAAGGGCTATGCAAATTTGTTTTGGCTTGGGCCGGAACAGGGCTTCGAGGGCGTCTATTCGAGTACGGCTATTCGTAAGGCGCTCTTGTGCGGCGAAGAACCTAAGGGACTCCACCCGAAAGTGTACGAGTATATCAAGCAGCGAGGACTGTATAGAGATTGA
- the rsgA gene encoding ribosome small subunit-dependent GTPase A, with protein sequence MLDSEFEDEREPRRVRPTRRDHRSRRIDVMREMESGVVDERPIKERFSREFKNPRLKKIKDPLEKIREEDCVEGLVVEVHRRTCEVRLDNLPDSQTPKGEARPQSEAASLPTSDCLSSTVTAMYRATTSKALGEFPAVGDRVLLGQVNEDEDSGEGVGSQKYCVVRVLPRKSELKRPGPRDSFRRKLTLAANIDQVVIVASVTQPEFNYGFMDRFLLAANLNNLPFVLVLTKMDLLPNGEADLSEDIRDFMSIVDKVIPVSVKNGVGLDTLREELIGKSSVFSGQSGVGKSTLVNALVPGAELETGEVRERDGKGRHTTTSSSLFDFPGGGYVIDTPGIRSIGLSNGEDDMDGETLAKIFPGFFEGDLFTCKYSNCKHLKEPGCTVRAAVESGKLSRARYASYLRILNSRN encoded by the coding sequence ATGCTTGATAGCGAATTCGAAGACGAACGCGAACCTAGACGCGTAAGGCCGACCCGCCGCGATCACCGCAGCAGGCGTATTGACGTGATGCGTGAAATGGAATCAGGCGTTGTCGATGAACGCCCCATCAAGGAACGTTTCAGCCGCGAATTCAAGAATCCCCGACTCAAGAAAATCAAGGACCCGCTTGAAAAAATTCGCGAAGAGGACTGCGTCGAGGGCCTGGTGGTCGAAGTGCACCGCCGCACCTGCGAAGTTCGACTTGATAACCTTCCTGATTCTCAAACCCCAAAGGGCGAAGCCCGACCTCAAAGCGAAGCGGCCTCACTTCCTACTTCCGACTGTCTTTCGTCTACTGTTACTGCCATGTACCGTGCGACGACATCGAAGGCGTTGGGGGAATTCCCTGCGGTGGGCGACCGTGTACTTTTGGGACAGGTGAACGAGGATGAAGATAGCGGCGAAGGCGTTGGCTCGCAGAAGTATTGCGTGGTGCGCGTGCTTCCGCGAAAGAGTGAACTCAAGCGCCCCGGCCCCCGCGACAGTTTTAGGCGCAAGTTGACCTTGGCCGCCAATATCGATCAGGTGGTGATTGTGGCGAGCGTGACGCAACCCGAATTCAATTACGGGTTCATGGATCGTTTTTTGCTCGCGGCAAATCTGAATAATTTGCCGTTCGTGCTGGTGCTCACCAAGATGGATTTGTTGCCGAACGGCGAGGCTGACCTGAGCGAAGATATCCGCGACTTCATGAGCATCGTGGACAAGGTGATTCCCGTGAGTGTAAAAAACGGCGTTGGGCTTGATACGCTTCGCGAAGAACTGATCGGAAAGTCCTCGGTATTCAGTGGACAGAGCGGTGTCGGTAAGTCAACTCTGGTGAATGCACTTGTGCCTGGAGCGGAACTCGAAACCGGTGAAGTGCGAGAACGCGACGGCAAGGGCCGGCATACGACGACTTCTTCGAGCCTATTTGATTTTCCCGGTGGTGGTTACGTCATTGATACACCGGGCATTCGTAGCATCGGACTGTCGAATGGTGAAGACGATATGGATGGCGAAACGCTCGCCAAGATTTTCCCGGGCTTTTTCGAGGGTGACCTGTTTACTTGCAAGTACAGCAACTGTAAACACCTGAAAGAACCGGGTTGCACCGTGCGTGCTGCTGTGGAATCGGGAAAACTTTCCCGCGCTCGTTACGCAAGTTACCTGCGCATTTTGAATTCGAGAAACTAG